From the genome of Sinanaerobacter sp. ZZT-01:
TTGTTCTTTCTAGAATGAATATGAAATAATAACTCATCCGCTTCCGGTTGATAAATTTTTTCGATTTTTGCACCATTTAAGGTCTGATCCAATTGGCGAGCGACTGCGCCCGTAACGAAACCATCAAAGCTCATATAATAAACTCCTTATAGATTATTTTTATAGTAAGTAGTATAATATACAATGATAACATGAATTTTAAGAAAACGGTAGTTGAATTACGTGGAGTTTTAAAGCAGAATACAGAAGATTATGTAAGAAGGGTAGGCTTTTATGATAAAAAGTATGACAGGCTTTGGAAGAAGTGAATACACGGACGGAAAAAGGAACATAATTGTAGAGATAAAGTCAGTAAATCATCGTTATTGTGATGTGACAATAAAAATGCCGCGTCGTTATTCTTTTGTAGAAGAACGATTGAAGGCAATTGTAAAAAACATAGCAAGACGTGGTAAGATTGATGTTTCCATTATGGTGGAAAATATAACTGAAAATGATACAACTGTAAAGTTGAATGCTTTGATGGCAAAGCAGTATTATGATAATTTGAATGAATTAAAAAATGATTTTAAAGTGGCAGGTGAGATCACACTGCAATTTTTGGCAACCTTGCCGGATGTTATGAAGACAGTTCCTCATTTAGAAGATGAAGAGGAGCTTTTAAAAAGCTTATCCATTCCCGTGGAAGAAGCAGCAAAGCGATTGAATGAAATGCGGGTTATCGAAGGGAAGAAGCTTTCGGAAGATATTGAAAAAAGAGGTGATTCCATCCGAGAAATGGTAAAAGGTATAGAAGTGCGTTCACCGGAGGTAACCGTAGCCTACACGGAAAAATTAAGAGACAGAATTAAGGAATTGGTAGGAAATAATGTGACGATTCCAGAGGACCGTATTTTGCTGGAAGCAGCGATCTTTGCCGATAAATGCAGTGTGACGGAAGAAGTGGTTCGTCTAGACAGCCATATACAGCAGCTAAAAAGTATTTTATCAAAAAGTAATCAGCCAGATGGAAAAAAGTTAGATTTCTTAGTGCAAGAGATGAATAGAGAAGCGAATACAATCGGTTCTAAGGCAAATGATATTCAGATAACTAATGTGGTACTGGATATAAAGAGTGAAATCGAAAAAATTCGTGAACAAGTGCAAAATATTGAATGATTTTAGATGTTTTACTTGCAAAAAGAAAAAAAATGGAGTATTCTATAGATTCATATGAAATAGTAGTGAATTGAATAGAGAGGAAAATCCATGGGTAAAGGTTTGTTGTTTGTTGTTTCCGGTCCTTCCGGTGCGGGAAAAGGGACGATTTGCAAAAGTTTATTAGATGAAATTGATATAGATTTATCCGTATCAATGACCACAAGAAATCCACGTCCCGGTGAGATTGAGGGCGTCAATTATTATTTTGTTTCTCAAAAGGAAT
Proteins encoded in this window:
- a CDS encoding YicC/YloC family endoribonuclease, coding for MIKSMTGFGRSEYTDGKRNIIVEIKSVNHRYCDVTIKMPRRYSFVEERLKAIVKNIARRGKIDVSIMVENITENDTTVKLNALMAKQYYDNLNELKNDFKVAGEITLQFLATLPDVMKTVPHLEDEEELLKSLSIPVEEAAKRLNEMRVIEGKKLSEDIEKRGDSIREMVKGIEVRSPEVTVAYTEKLRDRIKELVGNNVTIPEDRILLEAAIFADKCSVTEEVVRLDSHIQQLKSILSKSNQPDGKKLDFLVQEMNREANTIGSKANDIQITNVVLDIKSEIEKIREQVQNIE